One Bradyrhizobium zhanjiangense DNA segment encodes these proteins:
- a CDS encoding glycosyltransferase family 4 protein, translating into MRVLIATDAWHPQVNGVVRTLTSLANAAKALDVEIDFLTPDGFPSWPLPTYPGLRIALPTGKEIARRIEKAAPEALHIATEGPIGWAARAYCRRNRLAFTTSYTTRFPEYVSVRTGIPASIGYAVLRHFHDAAAMTMVATPSLRQELSERGFKRLGFWTRGVNTELFHPDSPAALDLPRPIFMTMGRVAVEKNLEAFLSLDLPGTKVVVGDGPQKAALEKKYPGAVFLGEKKGADLTAHLAAADVFVFPSLTDTFGVVQLEALACGTPVAAFPVTGPKDVIADHPIGAIDHNLRSACLRALTMSRETCRNFALERSWENSARQFVGNLTSLQPSRVLRASPRMARRPVRG; encoded by the coding sequence ATGCGGGTATTAATCGCGACCGACGCCTGGCATCCGCAGGTCAACGGTGTGGTACGGACGCTGACCTCGCTGGCGAACGCGGCCAAGGCTCTCGATGTCGAGATCGACTTCCTGACCCCGGACGGCTTTCCGTCATGGCCGCTGCCGACCTATCCAGGCCTGCGCATCGCGCTGCCTACGGGTAAGGAGATCGCGCGGCGGATCGAGAAGGCCGCGCCGGAAGCGCTGCACATTGCGACCGAAGGCCCGATCGGCTGGGCCGCACGGGCCTATTGCCGGCGCAACCGGCTCGCCTTCACCACCTCCTATACGACGCGCTTTCCCGAATATGTCTCGGTGCGGACCGGCATCCCCGCGAGCATCGGTTATGCCGTGCTGCGCCACTTCCACGATGCCGCCGCCATGACCATGGTGGCGACGCCCTCGCTGCGGCAGGAGCTGTCCGAACGCGGCTTCAAGCGCCTGGGCTTCTGGACGCGCGGCGTCAACACCGAGCTGTTCCATCCCGACAGCCCGGCAGCTCTCGACCTGCCGCGCCCGATCTTCATGACGATGGGGCGCGTGGCGGTGGAGAAGAATCTCGAAGCCTTCCTTTCGCTCGACCTGCCCGGCACCAAGGTCGTTGTCGGCGACGGCCCGCAGAAGGCCGCGCTCGAAAAGAAATATCCCGGCGCCGTCTTCCTCGGCGAGAAGAAGGGGGCGGATCTCACCGCGCATCTCGCCGCGGCCGACGTCTTCGTGTTTCCGAGCCTGACTGACACTTTCGGCGTGGTGCAACTGGAGGCGCTCGCCTGCGGCACGCCGGTTGCGGCCTTTCCGGTGACGGGCCCGAAGGACGTCATCGCCGATCATCCGATCGGCGCGATCGACCACAATCTGCGCTCTGCGTGCCTGCGCGCGCTCACCATGTCGCGCGAGACCTGCCGCAACTTCGCGCTGGAGCGCTCCTGGGAGAACAGCGCGCGGCAGTTCGTCGGCAATCTCACCTCACTTCAGCCCAGTCGCGTCTTGCGCGCCTCGCCTCGCATGGCGCGGCGACCGGTGCGCGGTTGA
- a CDS encoding L,D-transpeptidase has protein sequence MFNLDRFKNYSRAVAFGAVAISAFAFAGAANAAPVQLFPFFQPLPPMTAPQPLQPYQPYQAAPSQAAPSEDQDTVEMPARFRRQTVSYSTREAPGTIIIDTPNTYLYYVLGNGQALRYGIGVGRDGFTWSGIQSVSKKAEWPDWTPPPEMIARQPYLPRHMAGGPGNPLGARAMYLGGTIYRIHGTNAPETIGKHVSSGCIRMTNDDVTDLYARVNVGTKVIVLPMTERRAELGAATR, from the coding sequence ATGTTCAATCTGGACAGGTTCAAGAATTATTCGCGCGCCGTTGCTTTTGGCGCAGTGGCGATCTCCGCATTCGCGTTCGCAGGTGCAGCCAACGCCGCGCCGGTGCAGCTCTTCCCCTTCTTCCAGCCGCTGCCGCCGATGACCGCGCCGCAGCCGCTTCAGCCCTATCAGCCCTACCAGGCGGCGCCCTCTCAGGCCGCGCCGTCGGAAGATCAGGACACCGTCGAGATGCCGGCCCGCTTCCGCCGCCAGACGGTCTCCTACTCAACGCGCGAGGCGCCGGGCACCATCATCATCGATACGCCCAACACCTATCTCTATTACGTGCTCGGCAACGGCCAGGCGCTGCGCTACGGCATCGGCGTCGGCCGCGACGGCTTCACCTGGTCCGGCATCCAGTCGGTGAGCAAGAAGGCCGAGTGGCCGGATTGGACCCCGCCGCCGGAGATGATCGCCCGCCAGCCCTATCTGCCGCGCCACATGGCCGGCGGCCCCGGCAACCCGCTCGGCGCCCGCGCGATGTATCTCGGCGGCACCATCTACCGCATCCACGGCACCAACGCGCCCGAGACCATCGGCAAGCACGTCTCCTCCGGCTGCATCCGCATGACCAACGACGACGTCACCGACCTCTACGCCCGCGTCAACGTCGGCACCAAGGTGATCGTGCTGCCGATGACGGAGCGGCGAGCGGAACTCGGAGCTGCGACGCGCTGA